GCACTGACGAACCGATTGCGGCAGATGGAGAAGGAATTCGGGGTGCAGATCGTACACAGAGGCCGCAGGGGCGTTCATTTCACGCCGGAGGGCGAATATTTGGCCAGATGCGCCGATGAGATGATCACCCGCATGCGTACGATCAAGGAGCAGGTGCTGAATATGAACGACCGTGTCGTCGGCACGCTGCGTCTTGCGGTGACGAATCTGATCACGCGCAAGAAGCTCCCGAAGCTGCTGAAGCTGTTCAAGCATCAATACCCCGACGTTGAATTCAAGGTGATGACTGGCTGGAGCAAGGATGTGTTCCATCAGGTGTACAACCAGGAGGTGCACGTCGGCATCGTACGTGGCGATTACGCATGGGCGGATCAGAAGCATCTGCTGTTCGAGGAGAAGGTGTGCATCGCCTCCAGCGAGCCGCTGGAGATGGGGGAGCTGCCGAGCCAGCCGCGTATCGACTACCAGACAGACCCGTTGTTCAAGTCGT
Above is a genomic segment from Paenibacillus sp. YYML68 containing:
- a CDS encoding LysR family transcriptional regulator, which encodes MEDLNWVILKELYTHQNMTKAAESLYISQPALTNRLRQMEKEFGVQIVHRGRRGVHFTPEGEYLARCADEMITRMRTIKEQVLNMNDRVVGTLRLAVTNLITRKKLPKLLKLFKHQYPDVEFKVMTGWSKDVFHQVYNQEVHVGIVRGDYAWADQKHLLFEEKVCIASSEPLEMGELPSQPRIDYQTDPLFKSFIDQWWSENYTVPPRVGMEVDKAETCKEMLLNGLGYAILPHTVIEDAEALYTEVLLDTSGEPIVRRTWLYYHEEMLELNIVRTFVEFVKQLDLQEGL